ATCACTTTACTGATATGAGTAGCGATCACCGTTGCATCGTCTACCACCTGATAACCCATGTTTAACGCTTTAGCTTTATCCGTATGTTCAATCCACACCGCGGGCAATTGGTAAGCCGGATCACTGCCGAGAATGCCATCGACCTCGCCATATGTTTCGCCAACGGCAATCGCCATCAAACGCTCTGGTTCAATAAAGCCTTGCTCTATGGTTTCTCCATTGAGTGAAATGGTGTATTGATTAGGTTTTAGGCTCAAGTTGTCGCGAATGCGTACTTCTGGCAGTAAGAAGCCGACTTGCTCAGACAGGTTGCGTCTTACACCGCGGATTCGTTGGGTGAGCGGTGCTCCTTGCTCTTTGTTGACCAGATGAACTAATCGGTAGCCGAGCGCTAATGACAGTGTGTGCACATGCGGAATATCTTCCCAGCTCAGTGGTGCGTCTTCCTGCTGCATGGCTTGAGTGAGCACTTCGACGTCTTCAATCTGAGCATCATGAACTGGGCTCTTGTGTTGTCGCCAAGCTGCAAATGCGAGTACGGCTGCAAAGGTAAAGAAGGCCAAGTGGGGCATTCCCGGCACCATGCCAATAATCAACATCACAGCGGAGACGGTAAATAGGGTCGCCGGTGACGCTAACAACTGCTTTTGCATGGTTTCTGACATGTCGTTATCGCTATCGTTGATGCGAGTAACGATAATCGCGGCTGCGGTTGCTAAAAGCAGCGATGGTATTTGCGCGACTAAGCCATCACCAATAGTCAGTAGGGCATAGGTTTTGAATGCTTCTGAAGCGGCAAGTCCGTGTTCGAACACACCAATGCTGATACCCCCTGTGATGTTGATGAACAGGATCAACAAGCCGGCAATTGCATCACCACGAACAAATTTTGATGCACCATCCATAGAACCGTGGAAATCAGCTTCGTTGGCGACTTCACGTCTGCGCTGGCGAGCGGCGTCCTGATCGATCAACCCCGCATTGAGGTCTGCATCGATTGCCATCTGTTTACCGGGTAAAGCGTCAAGCGTAAAACGTGCGGATACTTCTGAAATCCGTTCGCCACCTTTGGTGATCACGACGAAGTTTATGATCATCAGGATAACGAAAATTACCATACCGACCACATAGTTACCTCCGATCACCACTTCACCGAAAGCTTGAATGACCTTACCCGCAGAATCGCCACCATTGTGACCTTCAAGTAGGACGACTCGAGTCGAGGCGACGTTGAGGGTTAAGCGTAATAGCGTCGCGACCAACAGAATGGTTGGAAAAATAGAAAAGTCGAGTGGACGTTTTGCGGTAGTACTGACCAAGAGCACCAAAATGGCGAGCACGATATTAAAAGTGAACAAGGCATCCAGCAGTAGGGGAGGTAGTGGCAGGATGACCATTGCCAGCACCATGAGTAAGACCAGCGGAATACCGACAAAGCCTTTTGTGGATTGTTGTATCTGTTTTAACCGATTGAGCATAGGTGGGTGTCCTTGGGTATATACGGATGATCAGTGTTGTAAATGCTTTGGAATGGCGAAGTGAGGTAAAGGCATTGGCTTATCACCATTTCCGGTACGGAATGCTTTCAATTGCATCACGTAGGTCAGAATATGTGCCACAGCGATGTAGAGCTGACTTGGTACGGCTTGCTCGATTGCTGTGGTGTAGTAAATAGAACGGGTCAGTGGTGGCGAATTGACGATTTCGACCTTGTTTTCACGGGCGATACGTTGAATGTGCATTGCCGTTTCATCGACCCCTTTAGCGACGACAAATGGAGCGTCAGATAAAGCAGGGTCATATTTCATCGCTACGGCATAATGGGTCGGGTTGGTGATGACCACATCCGCTGTCGGCACCATCTTATCAATTTTACGTCGAGCAAATTGTTGCTGAATCTGACGAATACGTTGTTTGACCTCAGGTCGTCCTTCGTTATTTTTGTACTCTTCTTTGAGCTCCTGTTTGGTCATTTTGAGCTCTTTCATGTGTTCCCAGCGTTGGTAAGGGATATCAATCACGCCGAACAACAGCAAAGCGAACCCCATCATTAATAGTCCATCGAACAGGATCTGCATGACATTAACCACACCTTGCTCAAGCGAGAGTCGTTGCATTCCCAACAAAGGTTGCAAGTGGTTATCGAGATACGCGTAAAGCACGCCAAAAATAACCAGCACTTTGAGGGTAGACTTGAGCAGTTCAACCAATGAACGGGTGGAAAATATGCGCTTGATGCCGCTAAGCGGGTTAAGTTTACTCAGTTTAGGAAAAGCATTTGCTAAACGAAACATCCAGCCACCCAGCACCATCGTACTCGCCAGTGTCACGGCAATAATCACGATGAACATTGGCAGAAGCAGGGTAATGATCATGCCAAGGCTATGACCGAGCTGCTCGATCATTTGCTGCGGATGAGCAAGGTCTTGCTTAGTTAATGCCATGTTAAAACGAAAAATACCTGCGACGCTTTCCCAGATAACAGAAAGTTGACTGTAGAAATACAAAGCTACCGCGAGAAAAATAGCCGCAGTGGTGAATTCTTTCGCTCTGGGTATTTGGCCTTCCTGACGCGCCTTTTTGATTTTCTGCGGGGAGGCTTTTTCGGTTTTGTCCTGTGACGATTGTTCGCTCATCCGCCCCCCAACATGAATTGATTCATAAAACGTAGGGTGTCATTGACCAGCACTGTATATCGGCCCGGCACGCCCGACACAGAGATAAGGACACTGAATAGCCCAAGTAACATGGTCATCGGGAATCCTAATGCATAGACATTTAATGAAGGCGCAGCGCGGTTCATTACGCCAAAACTGATGTTCGCTAACAACATAGAAACAATGGCGGGAAGTGCCAGTGCGAGTGCTGAAGCGAACATCCAGCTAAACAAATTGACGATGCCTTGCAAAGACGCTGTAGTCAGGCCAGAACCGACTGGCCAAACAACAAAGCTCTGGATAAGCACATCAATCACCACTAAATGGCCTTCGAGAGACAAAAACAATAAGGTGCTGAAAATCAGGAAAATACGACCAAGAATAGCGACAGACATGCCATTAACAGGGTCGTTCATCATCGCCATGCCTAAGCCCATCTGCATTGAGACAATTTGGCCCAGCGTCGTAAAAATACTAAACAACATGTGCAAAATCAGGCCAAAGAACAGCCCCCAAATGGCTTGCTCAAAGGCGAGAAACAGTGAGGTCATTGAGAAAAATTCGACGGTTGGCATCGGTGGCATCAGTGGTGCTGAGACCATCACAATCGAAAGGGCTAGCAAGCTACGTACCCAAACCGGTATCAATGAGTCACCAAAGAAAGGCATGGAAATAAACACGGCGCCAATACGGAAAAAAGGCCACCATAACTGGCCAAGCAGGCGAGATATTTCTGCGAAGTTGACTTCCATCAGCCAATCATTCCAGGAATGTTGTGGAACAGGTAGTCAAACAACTCCATGATTTTGCGCAGCATCCAGTGTCCAGCAAAGATCACCATCAAAAGGGTGACCAGTAGCCTTGGCAGAAAACTCAATGTTTGTTCATTGATTTGCGTGGCGGCCTGGAAAATGGCAATGCCGAGGCCAACAATCAGACCTGGCACAACCAATACTGCAACCATAGTGATGATCAGCCATACCGCATTGGAAAACAGCGTGACGGTCATTTCTGGTGTCATGTGAACTCCTGTTATCCAAAACTGGCGGATAAGGTGCCGACAGTCATGGCCCAGCCATCGACTAGAACAAACACCACCAATTTGAATGGAAGTGAGATGATCAATGGCGAGAGCATCATCATACCCATTGCCATAAGGACACTCGCGACGACAAGGTCAATGATCAGAAAAGGAATAAACAGCATGAAACCGATTTGAAAAGCGGTTTTTAGCTCACTGATAACAAAAGCGGGCAGAACCACGGCAAAGGAGATGTCCTCTAGCGCAGTATCGAGTGGTTCATTGGCAATGCGTAACATTTGCTCAAGAGACGTCTGTTGAGTTTGTGCCAACATGAAATTACGCACGGGTTTTTCTGCGACAGAAAATGCTTCCATTAAGGTAATTTCGCCCTGGTCGTAGGGTTGGAAAGCATTTTGGTAAATATCCGTCCAAACGGGGCGCATGATCAACAGCGATAACGCGAGTGCAATACCGACTAACACTCGGTTTGGTGGACTTTGTTGTAACCCCAAAGCCTGACGAAGAATCGCGAGAACCACTATAATGCGAGTAAAGCTGGTGGCCATCAGTATAAATGCAGGGAGAAAACTCAGGGCTGTCATTAATAACAGAATCTGTAGTTTGACACTGTACTCTTGCTGGGTTGCTCCGTCGCTGACCGATAAGATGGTTAAGCCTGACTCATTCGCTACAGAAGGGAACGCGAAGAGCAGGCCAACCAAACCGATTAGGATCCCCCATCCCTGAAAGGAAGGTGACTTAGTCATGTTTCAGTGAATCCTTACTGAACCGCAGAGGCCAGAGCTGAATCGACAATATCAATCAGTCTCA
This window of the Vibrio neptunius genome carries:
- the fliP gene encoding flagellar type III secretion system pore protein FliP (The bacterial flagellar biogenesis protein FliP forms a type III secretion system (T3SS)-type pore required for flagellar assembly.), whose protein sequence is MTKSPSFQGWGILIGLVGLLFAFPSVANESGLTILSVSDGATQQEYSVKLQILLLMTALSFLPAFILMATSFTRIIVVLAILRQALGLQQSPPNRVLVGIALALSLLIMRPVWTDIYQNAFQPYDQGEITLMEAFSVAEKPVRNFMLAQTQQTSLEQMLRIANEPLDTALEDISFAVVLPAFVISELKTAFQIGFMLFIPFLIIDLVVASVLMAMGMMMLSPLIISLPFKLVVFVLVDGWAMTVGTLSASFG
- the flhA gene encoding flagellar biosynthesis protein FlhA, whose protein sequence is MLNRLKQIQQSTKGFVGIPLVLLMVLAMVILPLPPLLLDALFTFNIVLAILVLLVSTTAKRPLDFSIFPTILLVATLLRLTLNVASTRVVLLEGHNGGDSAGKVIQAFGEVVIGGNYVVGMVIFVILMIINFVVITKGGERISEVSARFTLDALPGKQMAIDADLNAGLIDQDAARQRRREVANEADFHGSMDGASKFVRGDAIAGLLILFINITGGISIGVFEHGLAASEAFKTYALLTIGDGLVAQIPSLLLATAAAIIVTRINDSDNDMSETMQKQLLASPATLFTVSAVMLIIGMVPGMPHLAFFTFAAVLAFAAWRQHKSPVHDAQIEDVEVLTQAMQQEDAPLSWEDIPHVHTLSLALGYRLVHLVNKEQGAPLTQRIRGVRRNLSEQVGFLLPEVRIRDNLSLKPNQYTISLNGETIEQGFIEPERLMAIAVGETYGEVDGILGSDPAYQLPAVWIEHTDKAKALNMGYQVVDDATVIATHISKVIKTHLSELFNHDDVDAMMQRLTQQAPKLAEALGAALNPGQQLKVYRQLLLDQVPLQDIRTISNTMLESSENTKDPILLAADVRCALRRTLVNLIAGQQVELKVYALSDELEQMLMTSLQQAQASGNVNLDSFPVEPNILSQFQQNLPLIKQQLKQQGLAPILLVMPQLRPLIARYARTFSQGLAVLSYNEIPETKQINVVGNLG
- the fliR gene encoding flagellar biosynthetic protein FliR, with amino-acid sequence MEVNFAEISRLLGQLWWPFFRIGAVFISMPFFGDSLIPVWVRSLLALSIVMVSAPLMPPMPTVEFFSMTSLFLAFEQAIWGLFFGLILHMLFSIFTTLGQIVSMQMGLGMAMMNDPVNGMSVAILGRIFLIFSTLLFLSLEGHLVVIDVLIQSFVVWPVGSGLTTASLQGIVNLFSWMFASALALALPAIVSMLLANISFGVMNRAAPSLNVYALGFPMTMLLGLFSVLISVSGVPGRYTVLVNDTLRFMNQFMLGGG
- the fliQ gene encoding flagellar biosynthesis protein FliQ; the encoded protein is MTPEMTVTLFSNAVWLIITMVAVLVVPGLIVGLGIAIFQAATQINEQTLSFLPRLLVTLLMVIFAGHWMLRKIMELFDYLFHNIPGMIG
- the flhB gene encoding flagellar type III secretion system protein FlhB, whose protein sequence is MSEQSSQDKTEKASPQKIKKARQEGQIPRAKEFTTAAIFLAVALYFYSQLSVIWESVAGIFRFNMALTKQDLAHPQQMIEQLGHSLGMIITLLLPMFIVIIAVTLASTMVLGGWMFRLANAFPKLSKLNPLSGIKRIFSTRSLVELLKSTLKVLVIFGVLYAYLDNHLQPLLGMQRLSLEQGVVNVMQILFDGLLMMGFALLLFGVIDIPYQRWEHMKELKMTKQELKEEYKNNEGRPEVKQRIRQIQQQFARRKIDKMVPTADVVITNPTHYAVAMKYDPALSDAPFVVAKGVDETAMHIQRIARENKVEIVNSPPLTRSIYYTTAIEQAVPSQLYIAVAHILTYVMQLKAFRTGNGDKPMPLPHFAIPKHLQH